A single window of Onychostoma macrolepis isolate SWU-2019 chromosome 16, ASM1243209v1, whole genome shotgun sequence DNA harbors:
- the LOC131521365 gene encoding uncharacterized protein LOC131521365 isoform X1 gives MGEVRKLQKKLRQIENLEIKISLTPEEKVKVSKKAELRSTLAELLLQHSGPQQTQGIVGKEEDKMKRQVEEVKEQLVVACRPALKIAREERRENERSDGSQTDGRGETHLPVSPSAEEQEDAEFKSRRQTWEKAKFRLRTLEGHSDIITCAVAVDNLVISGSRDTTVKVWHVPTATEQRNLGGHSGGVTCLSAPPPEYCRRLAHVFDLADKERFVLSGSTDCCVRIWALSSGQCIKSIYTFNAVSSLCFIPEGEGFIVTGSDAGKLQVWSWSSLENWQSENAHLDAVTTLQSQGPLLFSGSAEGCVCVWEVSDKWTEPLRRLHIWGPEVTGCGGVDGVNGRLILSPRGDRVFLSCGKASIRILNWRTGVMTRLTNHSSTAGVTDCVNQIPGLLIGSCFDITNGESTINLFSLPQCKYLVSLTSSDLPRILCFAAWLTASGDHRWVTGGRNLIVWEQLPGSFKKRDDRSGEESVNRLKRWSDDDRKWEELGEMQIPVTAQASTTQLWAVDWGPTQPLEDETHHLLSSLETEGLRVTTPEDWSHRRSAAANQTQRPTTGERDKIETEEQDTEEVDPQFYVTVTISSLLILSAVIISAKLCYDRSLSQRPPPLSLAIPRSIAQEDSRQTLNSTPSFPDRERIPVVNL, from the exons ATGGGGGAGGTGAGGAAACTCCAAAAGAAGTTAAGGCAAATTGAAAACTTGGAGATCAAAATTTCCCTCACTCCCGAGGAAAAAGTAAAG GTCTCAAAGAAGGCGGAGCTTCGCTCCACATTGGCTGAGCTTCTGCTGCAGCATTCTGGCCCCCAGCAAACTCAAGGGATTGTGGGAAAGGAGGAGGATAAAATGAAAAGACAAGT CGAGGAGGTCAAAGAGCAACTTGTTGTTGCCTGTCGTCCTGCGCTGAAGATTGCTCGAGAGGAGAGACGAGAGAATGAAAGAAGCGATGGAAGCCAGACAGATGGCAGAGGAGAAACGCATCTCCCCGTCAGCCCCAGTGCAGAAGAACAAGAAG ATGCCGAGTTCAAATCTCGCAGACAGACTTGGGAAAAGGCCAAGTTTCGTCTCAGGACTCTGGAGGGTCATAGTGACATCATCACCTGTGCGGTCGCCGTCGACAATCTTGTGATTTCTGGCAG TCGAGATACAACAGTTAAAGTGTGGCACGTTCCCACGGCAACGGAGCAGCGCAATTTGGGAGGTCACAGTGGTGGAGTCACCTGTCTCAGTGCACCACCTCCAGAGTACTGCAGGAGACtgg CACATGTATTCGACTTGGCTGACAAGGAAAGATTTGTTCTAAGTGGTTCCACAGACTGTTGTGTGAGAATTTGGGCTTTGAGCTCGG GTCAGTGCATCAAATCCATCTACACATTCAATGCTGTCTCAAGCCTGTGCTTCATTCCTGAAGGAGAGGGCTTCATTGTTACAGGTTCAG ACGCTGGGAAGCTGCAGGTCTGGAGCTGGAGCTCGCTGGAGAACTGGCAGTCAGAGAACGCACACCTGGACGCAGTCACCACACTACAG TCCCAGGGTCCTCTGCTGTTCAGCGGCTCCGCAgagggatgtgtgtgtgtgtgggaggtGTCCGATAAATGGACGGAGCCCCTCCGCAGGTTGCACATCTGGGGGCCAGAAGTCACAGGGTGTGGTGGGGTTGACGGGGTGAACGGGAGGCTGATTCTGAGCCCCCGTGGTGACCGCGTGTTCCTTTCGTGTGGAAAGGCCAGCATACGAATCCTAAATTGGAGAACGG GCGTGATGACCAGACTAACCAATCACAGCAGCACTGCTGGTGTCACAGATTGCGTCAATCAAATACCCGGCCTTTTGATTGGCTCTTGTTTTGACATCACTAATGGAGAGAGCACGATTAACT TGTTCTCGCTTCCCCAGTGCAAATACCTGGTTTCACTCACTTCTTCAGATCTTCCCAGGATTCTTTGTTTTGCTGCGTGGCTAACAGCAAGTGGGGACCATCGTTGGGTCACAGGGGGTCGTAACCTCATTGTTTGGGAGCAGCTTCCTGGAAGTTTTAAAAAGAG AGATGATCGGAGCGGCGAGGAGTCAGTGAACAGGCTGAAGCGATGGAGCGATG ATGACAGGAAGTGGGAGGAGTTGGGCGAAATGCAGATACCAGTCACAGCGCAGGCCAGCACCACTCAGCTGTGGGCAGTGGACTGGGGTCCCACGCAGCCCCTGGAGGACGAAACCCATCACTTGCTGTCCAGTCTGGAGACGGAGGGTTTGAGGGTGACTACGCCCGAGGACTGGTCGCACCGTCGAAGCGCGGCTGCCAATCAAACGCAACGCCCGACTACGGGAGAGAGGGACAAGATAGAGACAGAAGAGCAGGACACCGAGGAAG TGGACCCACAGTTTTATGTGACAGTGACGATCTCATCTCTGCTGATTCTCTCTGCGGTCATCATCTCTGCTAAACTCTG ttACGACCGCAGTCTCTCTCAGCGCCCTCCGCCTCTCTCCCTCGCCATCCCTCGCTCCATAGCTCAGGAGGACAGCAGGCAGACTCTAAACAGCACTCCATCCTTCCCCGACAGAGAGAG GATACCAGTGGTCAATCTTTGA
- the gnl1 gene encoding guanine nucleotide-binding protein-like 1, with protein MPRKKPFSNKQKKKQLQVKREKKRGETGSSHSSRNASVERGPGRNRQSDTSDSETTDIRRINHQPGTRDGRYDPNRFRLHYEKESKEEVEKRKKIAREKILKPVAEKELEIEMTQIYPEEKGLDFPRRPSWHYSMRREELLRKEEKSFLEYLEALHSKNPPGTLSHFEHNLETWRQLWRVLEMSDVILLIVDIRHSVLHFPPALYHYITGELKKYIILVLNKVDLCPAPLVLAWKHYLTKQFPHLHCVCFTSHPGLPYSTLLQKKRIRKKAGWNLAGGPFHIMRACQEITAGRVDLSSWEKKIQRDAVAMGTERDQADDGSESVLMEHHSDVAMEMNSPTQELYKDGVLTLGCIGFPNVGKSSVLNSLVGRKVVSVSRTPGHTKYFQTYYLTPTVKLCDCPGLVFPSRVDKQLQILAGIYPVSQLREPYSSVGYLCERTNFLSVLKLTHPDHSPETPQDPKTQDWTAWDVCEAWAERRGYKTAKAARNDVYRAANSLLRLAIDGRLCLCLQPPGYTQSKDEWESHPDLAEIIALQGRTEEVDECGDREDDEGESSSELEEDNDRDADDDEDADGDDEDDTVKADRKGLTLNMFSVLGENECE; from the exons ATGCCACGCAAAAAGCCTTTTAGtaacaaacagaaaaagaagCAGCTCCAGGTGAAACGCGAGAAAAAGAGAG GAGAAACCGGTTCGAGTCACAGTAGCCGAAATGCCAGTGTGGAGAGAGGACCTGGCAGAAACAGACAGTCGGATACATCAGACAGCGAGACGACAGACATCAGGAGGATCAACCATCAGCCTGGCACCAGAGATGGCAGATATGACCCTAACAG ATTCCGACTGCACTATGAGAAGGAGAGCAAGGAGGAAGtggagaagaggaagaaaataGCAAGGGAGAAAATCCTGAAGCCGGTGGCAGAAAAGGAACTAGAGATTGAGATGACCCAGATCTACCCAGAAGAGAAGG GCCTGGATTTCCCACGGCGGCCCTCATGGCATTACAGCATGCGGCGAGAGGAGTTGCTGCGGAAAGAGGAGAAGTCATTTCTGGAGTATCTGGAGGCTCTTCACTCCAAAAACCCACCCGGTACCCTCAGCCACTTCGAGCACAATCTCGAG acATGGAGGCAGCTGTGGAGAGTATTGGAGATGTCTGATGTCATTCTCCTCATAGTGGATATCAGACACTCA GTGCTACATTTTCCTCCTGCTCTGTATCACTACATCACCGGTGAGTTAAAGAAGTACATCATTCTGGTGCTCAATAAAGTGGACTTGTGTCCCGCGCCGCTGGTTTTGGCATGGAAACACTACCTGACTAAACAGTTCCCACACCTGCACTGTGTCTGCTTCACCTCGCACCCAGGACTACCCTACAGCACAC TTCTACAGAAGAAGAGGATAAGGAAGAAAGCAGGATGGAATCTGGCTGGAGGACCTTTTCACATCATGAGAGCGTGTCAGGAGATCACAGCAGGAAGAG TGGATTTGAGTAGCTGGGAGAAGAAGATCCAGAGGGATGCTGTTGCCATGGGAACAGAGAGGGATCAGGCTGATGATGGATCGGAATCTGTGTTGATGGAGCATCATAGTGACGTTGCCATGGAAATGAACAGCCCTACGCAAGAACTTTATAAAGATGGAGTACTAACATTGGGCTGCATAG GTTTTCCTAATGTAGGCAAATCTTCAGTGCTGAACAGTCTGGTTGGCAGGAAGGTTGTGAGCGTGTCTCGAACCCCAGGTCACACTAAATATTTCCAAACATACTACCTCACTCCCACTGTTAAACTGTGTGATTGTCCTGGGCTTGTCTTCCCTTCCCGAGTGGACAAGCAACTACAG ATCCTGGCTGGTATATATCCAGTGTCCCAACTGCGGGAGCCTTACAGTTCAGTAGGATATTTGTGTGAACGGACCAACTTCCTGTCTGTGTTAAAGCTGACACATCCTGACCACAGCCCAGAAACCCCACAAGACCCCAAAACACAGGACTGGACAGCATGGGATGTGTGTGAAG cttgggCCGAGAGGAGAGGGTATAAAACTGCCAAGGCGGCACGTAACGATGTCTATCGAGCAGCCAATAGTCTCCTGCGTTTAGCCATCGACGGACGGCTGTGCCTATGTCTGCAACCACCTGGATACACTCAGAGtaaag ATGAATGGGAATCACACCCAGACCTGGCCGAGATCATTGCTCTACAGGGAAGGACGGAAGAAGTGGATGAGTGTGGTGACAGGGAAGACGACGAGGGCGAATCCAGTTCCGAGCTGGAGGAGGACAACGATCGAGATGCCGACGACGATGAGGATGCTGATggggatgatgaagatgatacCGTGAAGGCTGACAGGAAGGGTCTGACTCTCAACATGTTCAGTGTGCTGGGAGAGAACGAGTGTGAGTGA
- the znf384b gene encoding zinc finger protein 384b isoform X2, whose translation MEDSHFNSSYFWSPVQGQIENAVFLNKVKEQLGQDKGPIYSHGPAHYPTTAVVAVAGGAMDTTARTLKQEHAQPSQSSHSITVLPVPPTGIMTADKKNDSMPCSPVIIPLPSKRGRKKKEPLPLVGSPTGTDHLIFGLSGQHHSANPYSLSPEEGHAGKEGGKTYRCRMCGLTFCNKSDMQLHSKSHTEVKAHQCPHCSKSFANTSYLAQHIRIHSGAKPYTCSYCQKAFRQLSHLQQHTRNHTESKPHKCPHCTKSFANTSYLAQHVRIHTGVKPYTCNYCQKTFRQLSHLQQHQRIHTGDRPYKCSHPGCEKSFTQLSNLQSHRRQHNKDKPYKCHHCNRGYVDAASLEVHLSTHTVKHDKLYSCGLCNRTYTSETYLMKHMRKHAPDMLPSPPGSNQQNHSPGHAGGSSSDRDGQSQAERNNAFIQPVGAPCIFDLNQYKPVPSADVRYKTVSVSDISPHKDLCITVEASAIQVQHLNS comes from the exons ATGGAGGATTCCCATTTTAATTCTTCCTATTTCTGGTCCCCTGTACAGGGACAG aTTGAGAATGCTGTATTTCTCAATAAGGTAAAAGAGCAGCTTGGTCAGGACAAAGGCCCCATCTACTCACATGGCCCCGCCCACTATCCTACCACAGCAGTGGTGGCTGTTGCTGGGGGTGCCATGGATACAACAGCAAGGACACTAAAACAGGAGCATGCACAACCGTCTCAGTCCTCACACAGTATCACAGTGTTGCCGGTACCGCCTACAGGCATCATGACAGCAG ACAAGAAAAATGACTCCATGCCCTGCTCACCAGTTATCATCCCGTTACCGTCGAAACGAGGCAGAAAGAAGAAAGAACCTCTCCCATTGGTTGGCTCACCTACTGGGACAGATCACTTGATTTTTGGTCTTTCAGGACAG CATCATTCTGCCAACCCTTACAGTCTGTCTCCAGAAGAAGGACATGCTGGGAAAGAGGGTGGAAAAACATACAG GTGCCGGATGTGTGGTTTGACGTTCTGCAATAAATCAGACATGCAGCTGCACTCCAAGTCGCACACGGAGGTGAAAGCTCACCAGTGTCCGCACTGCTCCAAATCCTTCGCTAACACCAGCTACCTGGCCCAGCACATCCGCATCCACAGCGGTGCCAAGCCCTACACCTGCTCCTACTGCCAGAAGGCTTTCAGACAGCTCAGTCACTTACAGCAGCACACACG AAACCACACAGAATCCAAACCTCACAAGTGTCCTCACTGCACGAAATCATTTGCCAACACAAGCTACCTTGCTCAGCATGTGCGAATACACACAGGAGTCAAACCTTACACCTGTAACTACTGCCAGAAGACCTTCAGACAGCTCAGTCACTTACAACAACACCAAAG GATCCACACAGGAGACAGGCCATACAAATGTTCACATCCTGGTTGTGAGAAGTCTTTCACTCAGCTTTCTAACCTACAG TCTCATCGGCGTCAGCACAACAAGGACAAGCCGTATAAGTGTCACCACTGTAACCGTGGTTATGTAGACGCAGCCAGCCTGGAGGTTCATCTGTCCACTCACACAGTCAAGCACGACAAACTCTACTCCTGTGGTTTATGCAACCGCACATATACCTCG GAAACATATCTGATGAAGCACATGCGAAAACACGCCCCAGATATGCTTCCGTCTCCACCCGGATCAAACCAACAGAATCACAGCCCCGGTCACGCAGGAGGAAGTAGCTCGGATAGAGACGGGCAAAGCCAAGCCGAGAGGAACAATGCCTTCATCCAGCCGGTCGGTGCACCGTGCATATTCGACTTGAATCAATACAAACCAGTACCCTCTGCAGATGTGCGATATAAAACTGTCAGTGTATCTGACATCTCCCCTCACAAAGACCTCTGCATCACTGTGGAGGCGTCTGCCATACAGGTGCAACACCTAAACTCATGA
- the LOC131521365 gene encoding uncharacterized protein LOC131521365 isoform X2 — translation MGEVRKLQKKLRQIENLEIKISLTPEEKVKVSKKAELRSTLAELLLQHSGPQQTQGIVGKEEDKMKRQVEEVKEQLVVACRPALKIAREERRENERSDGSQTDGRGETHLPVSPSAEEQEDAEFKSRRQTWEKAKFRLRTLEGHSDIITCAVAVDNLVISGSRDTTVKVWHVPTATEQRNLGGHSGGVTCLSAPPPEYCRRLAHVFDLADKERFVLSGSTDCCVRIWALSSGQCIKSIYTFNAVSSLCFIPEGEGFIVTGSDAGKLQVWSWSSLENWQSENAHLDAVTTLQSQGPLLFSGSAEGCVCVWEVSDKWTEPLRRLHIWGPEVTGCGGVDGVNGRLILSPRGDRVFLSCGKASIRILNWRTGVMTRLTNHSSTAGVTDCVNQIPGLLIGSCFDITNGESTINLFSLPQCKYLVSLTSSDLPRILCFAAWLTASGDHRWVTGGRNLIVWEQLPGSFKKRGDVIVRRDSRLVDCLLESDRDSEDEQSEVDDDEESIPQDASETEEPASSSWLRCVLQ, via the exons ATGGGGGAGGTGAGGAAACTCCAAAAGAAGTTAAGGCAAATTGAAAACTTGGAGATCAAAATTTCCCTCACTCCCGAGGAAAAAGTAAAG GTCTCAAAGAAGGCGGAGCTTCGCTCCACATTGGCTGAGCTTCTGCTGCAGCATTCTGGCCCCCAGCAAACTCAAGGGATTGTGGGAAAGGAGGAGGATAAAATGAAAAGACAAGT CGAGGAGGTCAAAGAGCAACTTGTTGTTGCCTGTCGTCCTGCGCTGAAGATTGCTCGAGAGGAGAGACGAGAGAATGAAAGAAGCGATGGAAGCCAGACAGATGGCAGAGGAGAAACGCATCTCCCCGTCAGCCCCAGTGCAGAAGAACAAGAAG ATGCCGAGTTCAAATCTCGCAGACAGACTTGGGAAAAGGCCAAGTTTCGTCTCAGGACTCTGGAGGGTCATAGTGACATCATCACCTGTGCGGTCGCCGTCGACAATCTTGTGATTTCTGGCAG TCGAGATACAACAGTTAAAGTGTGGCACGTTCCCACGGCAACGGAGCAGCGCAATTTGGGAGGTCACAGTGGTGGAGTCACCTGTCTCAGTGCACCACCTCCAGAGTACTGCAGGAGACtgg CACATGTATTCGACTTGGCTGACAAGGAAAGATTTGTTCTAAGTGGTTCCACAGACTGTTGTGTGAGAATTTGGGCTTTGAGCTCGG GTCAGTGCATCAAATCCATCTACACATTCAATGCTGTCTCAAGCCTGTGCTTCATTCCTGAAGGAGAGGGCTTCATTGTTACAGGTTCAG ACGCTGGGAAGCTGCAGGTCTGGAGCTGGAGCTCGCTGGAGAACTGGCAGTCAGAGAACGCACACCTGGACGCAGTCACCACACTACAG TCCCAGGGTCCTCTGCTGTTCAGCGGCTCCGCAgagggatgtgtgtgtgtgtgggaggtGTCCGATAAATGGACGGAGCCCCTCCGCAGGTTGCACATCTGGGGGCCAGAAGTCACAGGGTGTGGTGGGGTTGACGGGGTGAACGGGAGGCTGATTCTGAGCCCCCGTGGTGACCGCGTGTTCCTTTCGTGTGGAAAGGCCAGCATACGAATCCTAAATTGGAGAACGG GCGTGATGACCAGACTAACCAATCACAGCAGCACTGCTGGTGTCACAGATTGCGTCAATCAAATACCCGGCCTTTTGATTGGCTCTTGTTTTGACATCACTAATGGAGAGAGCACGATTAACT TGTTCTCGCTTCCCCAGTGCAAATACCTGGTTTCACTCACTTCTTCAGATCTTCCCAGGATTCTTTGTTTTGCTGCGTGGCTAACAGCAAGTGGGGACCATCGTTGGGTCACAGGGGGTCGTAACCTCATTGTTTGGGAGCAGCTTCCTGGAAGTTTTAAAAAGAG AGGCGATGTCATAGTGAGACGAGACAGCCGATTGGTAGATTGTCTTCTGGAATCCGACAGAGACTCAGAAGACGAACAAAGCGAGG tgGACGATGATGAAGAGTCCATACCCCAGGATGCATCTGAAACAGAGGAACCTGCGAGTTCTTCATGGCTGCGTTGTGTTCTTCAGTGA
- the znf384b gene encoding zinc finger protein 384b isoform X1 has translation MEDSHFNSSYFWSPVQGQIENAVFLNKVKEQLGQDKGPIYSHGPAHYPTTAVVAVAGGAMDTTARTLKQEHAQPSQSSHSITVLPVPPTGIMTAAGLVTLVSPVSSAQSLIPGHPSTTMITVQTDKKNDSMPCSPVIIPLPSKRGRKKKEPLPLVGSPTGTDHLIFGLSGQHHSANPYSLSPEEGHAGKEGGKTYRCRMCGLTFCNKSDMQLHSKSHTEVKAHQCPHCSKSFANTSYLAQHIRIHSGAKPYTCSYCQKAFRQLSHLQQHTRNHTESKPHKCPHCTKSFANTSYLAQHVRIHTGVKPYTCNYCQKTFRQLSHLQQHQRIHTGDRPYKCSHPGCEKSFTQLSNLQSHRRQHNKDKPYKCHHCNRGYVDAASLEVHLSTHTVKHDKLYSCGLCNRTYTSETYLMKHMRKHAPDMLPSPPGSNQQNHSPGHAGGSSSDRDGQSQAERNNAFIQPVGAPCIFDLNQYKPVPSADVRYKTVSVSDISPHKDLCITVEASAIQVQHLNS, from the exons ATGGAGGATTCCCATTTTAATTCTTCCTATTTCTGGTCCCCTGTACAGGGACAG aTTGAGAATGCTGTATTTCTCAATAAGGTAAAAGAGCAGCTTGGTCAGGACAAAGGCCCCATCTACTCACATGGCCCCGCCCACTATCCTACCACAGCAGTGGTGGCTGTTGCTGGGGGTGCCATGGATACAACAGCAAGGACACTAAAACAGGAGCATGCACAACCGTCTCAGTCCTCACACAGTATCACAGTGTTGCCGGTACCGCCTACAGGCATCATGACAGCAG CGGGTTTGGTCACTCTGGTGTCTCCAGTGTCATCTGCTCAGTCCCTTATTCCTGGACATCCATCCACCACCATGATAACTGTCCAGACtg ACAAGAAAAATGACTCCATGCCCTGCTCACCAGTTATCATCCCGTTACCGTCGAAACGAGGCAGAAAGAAGAAAGAACCTCTCCCATTGGTTGGCTCACCTACTGGGACAGATCACTTGATTTTTGGTCTTTCAGGACAG CATCATTCTGCCAACCCTTACAGTCTGTCTCCAGAAGAAGGACATGCTGGGAAAGAGGGTGGAAAAACATACAG GTGCCGGATGTGTGGTTTGACGTTCTGCAATAAATCAGACATGCAGCTGCACTCCAAGTCGCACACGGAGGTGAAAGCTCACCAGTGTCCGCACTGCTCCAAATCCTTCGCTAACACCAGCTACCTGGCCCAGCACATCCGCATCCACAGCGGTGCCAAGCCCTACACCTGCTCCTACTGCCAGAAGGCTTTCAGACAGCTCAGTCACTTACAGCAGCACACACG AAACCACACAGAATCCAAACCTCACAAGTGTCCTCACTGCACGAAATCATTTGCCAACACAAGCTACCTTGCTCAGCATGTGCGAATACACACAGGAGTCAAACCTTACACCTGTAACTACTGCCAGAAGACCTTCAGACAGCTCAGTCACTTACAACAACACCAAAG GATCCACACAGGAGACAGGCCATACAAATGTTCACATCCTGGTTGTGAGAAGTCTTTCACTCAGCTTTCTAACCTACAG TCTCATCGGCGTCAGCACAACAAGGACAAGCCGTATAAGTGTCACCACTGTAACCGTGGTTATGTAGACGCAGCCAGCCTGGAGGTTCATCTGTCCACTCACACAGTCAAGCACGACAAACTCTACTCCTGTGGTTTATGCAACCGCACATATACCTCG GAAACATATCTGATGAAGCACATGCGAAAACACGCCCCAGATATGCTTCCGTCTCCACCCGGATCAAACCAACAGAATCACAGCCCCGGTCACGCAGGAGGAAGTAGCTCGGATAGAGACGGGCAAAGCCAAGCCGAGAGGAACAATGCCTTCATCCAGCCGGTCGGTGCACCGTGCATATTCGACTTGAATCAATACAAACCAGTACCCTCTGCAGATGTGCGATATAAAACTGTCAGTGTATCTGACATCTCCCCTCACAAAGACCTCTGCATCACTGTGGAGGCGTCTGCCATACAGGTGCAACACCTAAACTCATGA
- the znf384b gene encoding zinc finger protein 384b isoform X3, translating into MEDSHFNSSYFWSPVQGQIENAVFLNKVKEQLGQDKGPIYSHGPAHYPTTAVVAVAGGAMDTTARTLKQEHAQPSQSSHSITVLPVPPTGIMTAAGLVTLVSPVSSAQSLIPGHPSTTMITVQTDKKNDSMPCSPVIIPLPSKRGRKKKEPLPLVGSPTGTDHLIFGLSGQHHSANPYSLSPEEGHAGKEGGKTYRNHTESKPHKCPHCTKSFANTSYLAQHVRIHTGVKPYTCNYCQKTFRQLSHLQQHQRIHTGDRPYKCSHPGCEKSFTQLSNLQSHRRQHNKDKPYKCHHCNRGYVDAASLEVHLSTHTVKHDKLYSCGLCNRTYTSETYLMKHMRKHAPDMLPSPPGSNQQNHSPGHAGGSSSDRDGQSQAERNNAFIQPVGAPCIFDLNQYKPVPSADVRYKTVSVSDISPHKDLCITVEASAIQVQHLNS; encoded by the exons ATGGAGGATTCCCATTTTAATTCTTCCTATTTCTGGTCCCCTGTACAGGGACAG aTTGAGAATGCTGTATTTCTCAATAAGGTAAAAGAGCAGCTTGGTCAGGACAAAGGCCCCATCTACTCACATGGCCCCGCCCACTATCCTACCACAGCAGTGGTGGCTGTTGCTGGGGGTGCCATGGATACAACAGCAAGGACACTAAAACAGGAGCATGCACAACCGTCTCAGTCCTCACACAGTATCACAGTGTTGCCGGTACCGCCTACAGGCATCATGACAGCAG CGGGTTTGGTCACTCTGGTGTCTCCAGTGTCATCTGCTCAGTCCCTTATTCCTGGACATCCATCCACCACCATGATAACTGTCCAGACtg ACAAGAAAAATGACTCCATGCCCTGCTCACCAGTTATCATCCCGTTACCGTCGAAACGAGGCAGAAAGAAGAAAGAACCTCTCCCATTGGTTGGCTCACCTACTGGGACAGATCACTTGATTTTTGGTCTTTCAGGACAG CATCATTCTGCCAACCCTTACAGTCTGTCTCCAGAAGAAGGACATGCTGGGAAAGAGGGTGGAAAAACATACAG AAACCACACAGAATCCAAACCTCACAAGTGTCCTCACTGCACGAAATCATTTGCCAACACAAGCTACCTTGCTCAGCATGTGCGAATACACACAGGAGTCAAACCTTACACCTGTAACTACTGCCAGAAGACCTTCAGACAGCTCAGTCACTTACAACAACACCAAAG GATCCACACAGGAGACAGGCCATACAAATGTTCACATCCTGGTTGTGAGAAGTCTTTCACTCAGCTTTCTAACCTACAG TCTCATCGGCGTCAGCACAACAAGGACAAGCCGTATAAGTGTCACCACTGTAACCGTGGTTATGTAGACGCAGCCAGCCTGGAGGTTCATCTGTCCACTCACACAGTCAAGCACGACAAACTCTACTCCTGTGGTTTATGCAACCGCACATATACCTCG GAAACATATCTGATGAAGCACATGCGAAAACACGCCCCAGATATGCTTCCGTCTCCACCCGGATCAAACCAACAGAATCACAGCCCCGGTCACGCAGGAGGAAGTAGCTCGGATAGAGACGGGCAAAGCCAAGCCGAGAGGAACAATGCCTTCATCCAGCCGGTCGGTGCACCGTGCATATTCGACTTGAATCAATACAAACCAGTACCCTCTGCAGATGTGCGATATAAAACTGTCAGTGTATCTGACATCTCCCCTCACAAAGACCTCTGCATCACTGTGGAGGCGTCTGCCATACAGGTGCAACACCTAAACTCATGA